Below is a window of Anabas testudineus chromosome 10, fAnaTes1.2, whole genome shotgun sequence DNA.
TGTTATAGACCCTATTCAAccaaacaatgacaacaaattGCACTGTTGAAAAGaccaaatattattattattattattattattattattattattattattattattattattattattattattattattattattgtatgcATATAAAAGGGGGATGATATAGCCATAGGTACATTGAATTACTGAGAAATGGCTACATCCTGGCTTATTATAACCACATGAgacttgatttattattatctcaTTTCTTGCTCACTTCTGTTCAGTTTCTATCGGTCAATTATTGCCTAGGCCGCTTCTCTGGAAGAAAAGGATTTTCAGCAGCACTTGACTCCAGAGTGAGTTTGCAGCCTGCAGTGATACTAAAACTTGACCTTTTCTCTCAGTCATTCTCCAGATTTACTAGATGGCAGCCTCAGCAGTGTCGGCTCTTCCACTGACTCCCCAGGCAAAATGGAGGGAGTGTCGCCCTCCTCATCCAGCAACTCACCTTTCACATCCCTCCAGGATTTGTCCCCAAAGTGAGCATTGTGTAGCAAGAGACACTAAAATGGACCTGGGCAAAAAAAGACCCTCTCTCCAGGTAACTAGTTTCCTTTTCAGGCCCTCCACCATGCCATCGCCTAGATTTAGATTTAAGTGGAATTTTCCATGTCTGCTTCTGAACGCCTGTATTCGGGGCTACATTTCGGAGGATTAAGATATGTCTGAATTAAGGAAACAAAAGCTGTGGCTGAGATTTTGTGTCTAAGATGTAAGCCTAGTGACACTGGGAGCACCAGCTGCTAGTCGAGGATCTTGGATGGTGCTTGGCTTCATAGTTTGTTCATCCGCGGCTGTCCTGCAAAACTGTCCTACCAGTCCCGCCCACTGGAGAGACATTGAGCactggacaacaacaacaacaaaaaaaagactgttTGGATGTGTACATTGTCATGTTTTAGTGCTGGAAAACGTCTGTCCACAGGCCTTTGTATGTACACAGTCTGCAAGTTTTGTAAGAAAAGATTTAACTTATTGTTTACCTGCTTTGTTTGtaattatgtaaatattaacCTTGTCAAATATCATACATAGTTTTAAGTTTAGCTGTGAGGTGAATGTGAACACAGGTCTTCAGCAGCAAAAGTTTTCTTTAAGGAACAGAAACTACTTGTGGGGCACAGCTTTGGCGTTTTCCTTACTGTTCGACTCTCCCCAGGCTTGTACTCTCTTCTGTGGTCTGTGAAACACTAAagcttcctctgtgtcctgtcCACTTGTCAGgatgtattttgtaaataagcAAACTATAcaagaaacttttttttctttctggcaAAGTGTTATTtatggaaaacaaaatgtttattataaattGGTTGGTGATAGTTTCATATCTCCAGTAAAAATGAACTATTTGTGTTATTTACACCAAATCAACTGACTGCTGGAatgtgcagcaaaaacaaaatggcacCATCTCATTGTGAGTAAGTAGGCTGCTGTCTTTGCTGTGGTTACATTTATTAAGAGCTTTTACTCAATTGTACAAGTTGTACAGTGTTTCAGCCTGACTTAAGAAGAGATgatgtaaaactaaatgttctCTTTAAACATCctaagacatacagtatatagaggTGAAGCCTgtactgtgatttttttttttttttttttgcaccaaaATTTGCTTTCAACTGTCATGGTGCCGTTGTGTCTATCCCGTGTTACTTACAGGTTTGACCCCCTTCCTGGCTCTGTAGCCTTTGATGTATATGTAAAATAGGAAGTGATTGTACATCATTTTATGGTAGTGTTccctttaatttaaaaaagaagtgtggttgcagtttgtttgttgaatgtcttttttttttttttttctatacaaATAAGAAAAGCAGTCAGCTTGCCCTGCTGTCAACAAGATATTTTTTTCCaagatgatttattttctcagtCATCTTATCAAGTGTACAGGGCATGAATTTAGCAAATAATTGTATGCTATATCGTATGTCTGTAATGGAAAGGCTGTAATCTGCCAAGCTGGCTAACCTGTTGCCTATGCTTGTCTTTTGTCGTCGCCATCGTAGAAGACAGCAAGactaaataaattatttctttatgcTTGTGTATCTGTTCATCATATACAATGATGGTTGTTTCACTAGAATTTCTTGTTTATTGCTCTGGAACCAAATGGTATGAAAGTATTGGtaaatcatgttttcatgtaatCAAACCTGATAAAGTTCAACCCCCAAGGGAGGCAGCTAGATGGATTTTCAGCAACCTATATTACAAAGCCAACAGAGGCCTTATTGTCATGATATGGTCTCGTGACACAACTCGTAATGAGCAGAAAATAACCTGATTTAATCTATGAGCATTATAGCAGACAGACTATTGAGACTTTATTAAACGTTTCATTGGGCATTGATATAGTACGACAAACAAACCATTGTCTTCAAAAGATGCTTCCTTTGGTGACATGTAAAAGTATCTCGCTGATGGAGAAATAACCTCATTCAAACAAGGTGTCCACACATGCAAATAACTGCATTTAGTCATCAGTCTACActaaaaatgctttaaaatgtcaatatgATGATGGTTACAGGTTAATACCATAACAAATTCTTAATGGCTTGATATACATTTATCATGTTTGCATGTAGATTCCTTCACACTTAAGTTAAACATATTCTGTTACATAATGGCAATAGaaatacagatacacacaataTGAGGCCAAACAATACTGTAAATGGCCTCATGTTTCTTCACAGGCCCAGATCAGGGACAACTCCTCATTCCTTTGACCTCCACACCAGAGGTTTCTGCTGTTTACATCAGTTCAGTATTGTGTTAACAATAGACAGTATATTAACACAAGGGTGCTGATTTAAAAACAGGTATGCTAAAATCTTTTTGTTGGTGGGGCGTGTACTGAATAAGTACGTTACCCACCGGCTGTCAGTTCTACTCATTGTGTGTAAGAGGACCTCTGGTGTAACAATCTTTTCTGTTCACTTCTCTCTCCTTAGCTCACGGTACTTCACGTGCGTAGGATGACCATTGTAAGAAGACCTGAAACATAAGTAAAACAGCCACAGCATATGGTTATGTCCAGCACAAACACTTTGAACAATGTAATTTCACAAAGAAGAACAGTGTAGTTGAATTAACACTTTTTAACataaacatttcattctttCCAAGATGACCCCATATGCtagtttgcttttgttttttctttaaacgTACCAAGAACATAAGCAGCTACAAGTTTCTTGTTAACACTTAAGTGGAGGTAGACAGGCACAGTAGATTCTTGCTCTCCTAGTGTCGGGAGCATCAGGGCGGCCACACACACCAGCCCAAGCAGCACAGTCAGCAGACTGGGTCCTCCAGCAGCAGGACGGCTCTCTGTCAAACAGACATCCACACATTcatacatgtaaacaaaccCCATGtaaagaccaaaaacaacatgttcCACAGCCTGTCAGTGGCTCTAAGCCCAgagactgttactgttactattgaagtaattattcttttaataataacagGAAGATGATACCCTGTGCAAAGGTATGGTGACTCTCTGGTGTGATTTTAAATAGTTTCTGGACAACAATGGAGGAAGTAAGATAAAGTTTGTTTAACAGGCTTTGAATACACGAGtgatatttttaatatgatCAATTCAATGCaggttgtatttttaatatcttAATATAACACATGTCATACtatatttgttgtttcttaATAAGTTAGATAAGTACGTACATAGACCACAAAAAACTGCAACATTCTTCAAATTACAAGTGTACAGTGGCGATTTTAATAAGCATTTGGCTCCATCTAGTGGTAAGACCACACAACTGTCTTTTGTCATACCTGACTGAAATGCAGTCTGTTCAAAGAACTCGCTGTCTGCGAACTGCTCCTTGATCCTGCGCTCCTCATCTTGGGGCCGGGGGCTCGGTGGCTCCTGTGAGGCTGAAGGACGGAGCGTGGCTGTCACCTCTTTGCGACCTAGAGCTTTCCGCTGACTCTGCTCCGACACCTGCAGTCGGAACTTGTCGTACACGCCATAGTGACATGCCCGCACATCTCTATGCCTGATTACTCTGTGGGAACACGGAGTAACAAACTTTTTACTTGACCTGGTGGGGAAGGTCATCTGGACAAATGTCCATGACTTACAACATAAACTGAAAGTTTATATTAAGCAAagtaatacaataatataacAATGAATACTGTATATGGACACCAATTGACTAAGAACAACAGTCTGTAAAACAGGTGGTCCCTTTTGTGGTTTAtcacagtttaaaaaacaaCTCATACACAAATAAACTCACATGTCAACACAACATTGTGGTTTAACAGCTCCAGTGGCATCCACCACTGTGTACTTGTTTGGCGCTGTGCaaagcactggaaaaaaaaaagaatgagaaataaaatgattatcCAGTCTAcggtaaataataaatatgacatagcacacataaaagcacaaaataaaaagtgttttcctCCACCAACTGACCTTTGAACTTGAGTGCAAACTCATAGGGGTTGTATAGGGTGAGCACCTGCTTGTGGGATGTCTGCTCATCGGCATAGAAGACGAGTTCAGTGGGGAACACGAACACGGGAAGGCTTCCTTCCACCAGCTCAGGCTGtcgatgctgctgctgcattggCTCCAGCTGAGCTTCTCCCCTTCCCCGTCCACGGTCTGCCTGGGCCCCCCACCCCTCGCTAACAAGTATCAAGATGTGAAGACTTCTTTTAGGTGGAAATGGCACTTCCACTTTCAGCTCCTTGGGCCCATTATATGATACTGTAAACAGATGCGGGATAAAtgacaaagtacatttactgaagAGAATTTTGATAAGAGAATATAACTCAAGTGTGTGCAACTATGCCCTTTGAGGGTAATGAACAATGTGGGCATATGGCTTTTCATTTAAAGT
It encodes the following:
- the mospd1 gene encoding motile sperm domain-containing protein 1; this translates as MQQQHRQPELVEGSLPVFVFPTELVFYADEQTSHKQVLTLYNPYEFALKFKVLCTAPNKYTVVDATGAVKPQCCVDIVIRHRDVRACHYGVYDKFRLQVSEQSQRKALGRKEVTATLRPSASQEPPSPRPQDEERRIKEQFADSEFFEQTAFQSESRPAAGGPSLLTVLLGLVCVAALMLPTLGEQESTVPVYLHLSVNKKLVAAYVLGLLTMVILRT